A window of the Halostagnicola kamekurae genome harbors these coding sequences:
- a CDS encoding FAD-dependent monooxygenase has product MGNNENDKPVLIAGAGPVGMSAALALHARGIETAILEAESADRDRDGSRAIYVHGSTLRTLERVHPGLGTDLVDEGLVWPTRRTLYRGDEVFNRTYDSPGGSGDIPHFTSVPQVVTEAYMHDALEEIGVEIHWDSAVETVETSSDGVRIETADGSEWQTEYLIGADGGGSTVRKEIGANFEGDQSENAFLIADIEEEGGHDEAELERLFHYDAPETDGRNVLLVPFSGGWRLDIQCLGDDDPEELKSDERMQEFIRDVMGEEYVDNLQWVSTYYFLQVMADTFVDDHRRVLLAGEAAHLLAPFGARGMNSGVADADEAASAIAVALGAQTEAVARDEIELYAARREKAAEFNLNAAGQALEYLQGEDPVTVLRKEAAASLADHFESAGEWLDDAPYGPHGSPPIVSTGNY; this is encoded by the coding sequence ATGGGCAACAACGAGAACGACAAGCCGGTGCTGATCGCGGGGGCCGGACCGGTCGGCATGAGCGCCGCGCTCGCGCTGCACGCACGAGGTATCGAGACGGCCATTCTCGAGGCCGAATCGGCGGACCGGGACCGAGACGGGAGCCGCGCAATCTACGTCCACGGATCCACCCTTCGAACGCTCGAGCGCGTCCACCCCGGACTCGGGACCGATCTGGTCGATGAAGGACTCGTCTGGCCGACTCGGCGGACCCTCTATCGCGGCGACGAAGTCTTCAATCGCACCTACGACTCGCCCGGCGGCAGCGGCGACATCCCGCACTTCACGAGCGTTCCGCAGGTCGTCACCGAGGCCTACATGCACGACGCCCTCGAGGAGATCGGTGTCGAGATCCACTGGGATTCGGCGGTCGAAACCGTCGAGACGTCGTCCGACGGCGTTCGTATCGAGACGGCCGACGGCAGCGAGTGGCAGACCGAGTACCTGATCGGTGCCGACGGCGGCGGCTCGACCGTTCGCAAGGAAATCGGCGCGAACTTCGAGGGCGACCAGTCCGAAAACGCCTTCCTCATTGCCGATATCGAAGAGGAAGGCGGCCACGACGAGGCCGAACTCGAGCGACTGTTCCACTACGACGCACCCGAAACCGACGGCCGAAACGTCTTGCTGGTGCCGTTTTCCGGCGGCTGGCGACTCGATATCCAGTGTCTCGGAGACGACGACCCCGAAGAGCTCAAAAGCGACGAGCGGATGCAGGAGTTCATCCGCGACGTCATGGGCGAGGAGTACGTCGACAACCTCCAGTGGGTCTCGACGTACTACTTCCTCCAAGTGATGGCCGACACCTTCGTCGACGACCACCGTCGCGTGTTGCTGGCCGGCGAAGCCGCCCACCTGCTCGCGCCGTTCGGTGCGCGGGGCATGAACTCCGGCGTCGCCGACGCCGACGAAGCCGCCTCGGCCATTGCCGTCGCCCTCGGCGCCCAGACGGAGGCCGTCGCTCGCGACGAAATCGAACTCTACGCGGCACGACGCGAGAAAGCCGCCGAATTCAATCTCAACGCAGCCGGCCAGGCCCTCGAATATCTCCAGGGCGAAGATCCAGTCACCGTGTTGCGCAAAGAAGCGGCCGCCTCGCTCGCGGATCACTTCGAATCCGCGGGCGAGTGGCTCGACGACGCCCCCTACGGCCCCCACGGCTCGCCGCCGATCGTCTCGACCGGCAACTACTGA
- a CDS encoding twin-arginine translocation signal domain-containing protein has product MVNRRTFLTFTGASATAGLAGCSGLDSMTQQGENGASGPVTIQIQPDQEEYATLQEELQSEMEAGEISESEAREELETRQAELTERAVSNFEGTASNHESVSVEDADAEYGILRVTAPPETLIEQLQSGTLGGILPEAYYDQYLEQQKRREQQQRLQEQIAEQQESANETNESADSTNESTDSANESAE; this is encoded by the coding sequence ATGGTAAATCGTCGAACCTTTCTCACGTTCACAGGCGCCAGTGCGACGGCTGGACTCGCCGGTTGCTCCGGACTCGACTCCATGACCCAGCAGGGGGAGAACGGAGCGAGCGGACCGGTTACGATTCAGATCCAGCCCGACCAGGAAGAGTACGCGACGCTCCAAGAGGAATTGCAGTCCGAAATGGAAGCGGGCGAAATATCAGAGAGCGAGGCCCGGGAAGAACTCGAGACGCGGCAGGCCGAACTGACCGAACGAGCGGTGTCGAACTTCGAGGGAACGGCCTCGAATCACGAGTCGGTTTCGGTCGAAGACGCCGACGCCGAGTACGGTATCCTCCGGGTCACTGCGCCGCCGGAGACGCTCATCGAGCAACTCCAGAGCGGAACGCTCGGCGGGATCTTGCCTGAAGCGTACTACGACCAATACTTAGAGCAACAGAAGCGACGCGAGCAACAACAGCGGCTCCAGGAACAGATCGCAGAACAACAGGAAAGCGCCAACGAAACGAACGAGTCCGCCGACTCGACGAACGAATCGACCGACTCGGCGAACGAATCGGCCGAATAA
- a CDS encoding LURP-one-related/scramblase family protein, whose protein sequence is MAPAQQYDISGIELTDDRYSVEQNLIRNKYKAFDDGGNTVLRGKQKMFKLKEEFPFVDGQGNDVFTVKAAGIIDVAGDYLLSDTQTDEDIVILDNDFSIFQDTWTIRDADTGTELATIDSRGAAITLARNMLPFGNWIPHKYEITDSDGGHVGSIEGHVSFRDKYDITIDDASSVPKEPIVAAAMVIDAIQEQ, encoded by the coding sequence ATGGCCCCCGCACAGCAGTACGACATCAGCGGAATCGAACTCACCGACGACCGCTACTCGGTCGAACAGAACCTCATCCGGAACAAGTACAAAGCGTTCGACGACGGTGGGAACACCGTTCTCCGGGGGAAACAGAAGATGTTCAAGCTGAAAGAGGAGTTCCCCTTCGTCGACGGTCAGGGGAACGACGTCTTCACCGTCAAAGCGGCCGGTATCATCGACGTCGCGGGCGATTACCTCCTCTCGGACACACAGACCGACGAGGACATCGTTATCCTCGACAACGACTTCTCGATCTTTCAGGACACGTGGACGATCCGGGATGCAGACACCGGAACCGAGCTCGCGACGATCGATTCCCGCGGTGCTGCGATAACGCTCGCCCGTAACATGCTCCCGTTCGGAAACTGGATTCCGCACAAATACGAGATTACCGACAGCGACGGCGGACACGTCGGCTCCATCGAGGGCCACGTTTCGTTCCGCGACAAGTACGATATCACCATCGACGACGCGAGTTCGGTACCGAAAGAACCCATCGTCGCCGCTGCGATGGTTATCGACGCGATTCAAGAACAATAG